In the Posidoniimonas corsicana genome, one interval contains:
- a CDS encoding nucleoside hydrolase, whose product MLLLAAGLPGACAADDGAAIPLIFDTDLGNDCDDVLPLGMIHALCSRGECELLAVTITKDHPYAAPFADVVNTFYGRGDVPIGVCGSGVTPEEGKYNGLCESADADGPRYPHDLGSGREAPPAVEVLRRTLAAAEDGSVVVCQVGFSTNLADLLESAPDQHSPLAGRELAAKKVRLLSVMAGAFAKVPDDSTGQPREHYEYNVVMDIAAAQKLCANWPTPIVWSGFEVGLNLRYPHESIERDYRYADHHPLPEAYRLYNPPPHDRPTWDLTSVLYAVRPDRGYFRLSQPGRVSIADDGLTRFEPGGGRDRYLIVDEATRPRAIEAMVQLASQPPGG is encoded by the coding sequence ATGCTGCTTTTGGCAGCGGGCCTGCCTGGCGCCTGCGCGGCCGACGACGGCGCGGCGATCCCGCTGATCTTTGACACGGACCTCGGCAACGACTGCGACGACGTGCTGCCGCTCGGGATGATCCACGCGCTCTGTTCGCGGGGCGAGTGTGAGCTGCTGGCCGTCACGATCACCAAGGACCACCCGTACGCCGCCCCCTTCGCCGACGTGGTGAACACGTTCTACGGGCGGGGCGATGTGCCGATCGGCGTGTGTGGCAGCGGGGTCACGCCGGAGGAGGGGAAGTACAACGGTCTGTGCGAGTCCGCCGACGCCGACGGACCTCGCTACCCGCACGACCTCGGTTCGGGGCGCGAGGCGCCGCCGGCGGTCGAGGTGCTGCGGAGGACGCTCGCCGCGGCCGAGGACGGTTCGGTGGTTGTCTGCCAGGTGGGCTTCTCGACCAACCTGGCCGACCTGCTGGAGTCGGCGCCCGATCAGCACAGCCCGCTGGCGGGGCGGGAGCTGGCGGCCAAGAAGGTGCGGCTGCTGTCGGTTATGGCGGGCGCGTTCGCCAAGGTCCCCGACGACTCCACCGGCCAGCCGCGTGAGCACTACGAGTACAACGTGGTGATGGACATCGCCGCGGCTCAGAAGCTGTGCGCCAATTGGCCGACGCCGATCGTGTGGAGCGGCTTCGAGGTGGGGCTCAACCTCCGCTACCCGCACGAGAGCATCGAGCGGGACTACCGCTACGCGGACCACCACCCGCTGCCCGAGGCGTACCGGCTGTACAACCCGCCGCCGCACGACCGCCCCACCTGGGACCTGACGTCGGTGCTGTACGCGGTCCGACCGGACCGCGGCTACTTCCGGTTGTCGCAGCCGGGGCGGGTGAGCATCGCCGACGACGGCCTCACACGCTTCGAGCCGGGCGGGGGCCGCGACCGCTACCTGATTGTGGACGAGGCGACGCGGCCGCGGGCCATCGAGGCGATGGTGCAGCTCGCCAGCCAGCCGCCCGGCGGGTGA
- a CDS encoding Hsp70 family protein, whose amino-acid sequence MSQIIGIDLGTTNSLCAVFSEGEPRLVPNSLGKTLTPSVVGVLDDGQILVGEAARELRVTRPERCASTFKRLMGGGDKVTLAGAEYTAPELSSLVLGSLKHDAESFLGEEVTEAVITVPAYFNDNQRKATRLAGQLAGLKVRRIVNEPTAAALCYGFHDRQAEKKLLVVDLGGGTFDVTLMEVFEGTLEIISTAGESMLGGEDFTNRLVATILANDGQQLEVAEMRYPLRTARLRQQCEQAKRELAANDDARVRLPDDDGVVPPDARGVKITREAFAKAVKPLLERIEGPIAKALRDGRTSRDEVDEIILVGGATRMRPLRDFVSVYFDREPLTRFDPDQVVGLGAAVQAALIADDRAVDDMVMTDVCPFTLGVNYSKELGAQLRDGYYQPIIHRNTTIPVSKEHPFFTIVANQPTVRFDVYQGEHRMVEKNLKIGSLEVTGIPPSPAGHAVYARFTYDLNGILEVEAYAEGAAKRFRTVITSHASELAEDELAEALERMQRLKYYPRDDMVNQRLLRLGERLVGEVSPFQREQLESAIDALEHAMAAGEREPVESARQTLLQTLSALGFNPEADPTADGEEGPPRE is encoded by the coding sequence ATGAGTCAGATTATCGGCATCGACCTGGGCACGACGAACTCGCTGTGCGCCGTGTTCTCCGAGGGCGAGCCAAGGCTGGTCCCCAACTCGCTGGGCAAGACGCTCACGCCGAGCGTCGTTGGCGTGCTGGACGACGGCCAGATCCTGGTCGGCGAGGCCGCCCGCGAGCTGCGCGTCACCCGGCCTGAGCGGTGCGCCTCGACGTTCAAGCGGCTGATGGGCGGCGGCGACAAGGTGACCCTGGCCGGCGCCGAGTACACCGCGCCGGAGCTGTCGAGCCTGGTGCTGGGCTCGCTCAAGCACGACGCCGAGAGCTTCCTCGGCGAAGAAGTCACCGAGGCGGTCATCACCGTGCCCGCCTACTTCAACGACAACCAGCGCAAGGCGACCCGCCTGGCGGGCCAGCTGGCGGGGCTGAAGGTGCGGCGGATCGTCAACGAGCCGACCGCCGCGGCCCTGTGCTACGGCTTCCACGACCGCCAGGCAGAGAAGAAGCTGCTGGTGGTCGACCTGGGCGGCGGCACGTTCGACGTCACGCTGATGGAGGTCTTCGAGGGCACGCTGGAGATCATCAGCACCGCCGGCGAGAGCATGCTGGGCGGCGAGGACTTCACCAACCGGCTGGTGGCCACCATCCTGGCCAACGACGGCCAGCAGCTCGAGGTGGCCGAGATGCGGTACCCGCTACGCACCGCGCGGCTCCGCCAGCAGTGCGAGCAGGCCAAGCGCGAGCTGGCCGCCAACGACGACGCCCGCGTCCGCCTGCCGGACGACGACGGCGTCGTGCCGCCGGACGCACGCGGCGTGAAGATCACCCGCGAGGCGTTCGCCAAGGCCGTGAAGCCGCTGCTGGAGAGAATAGAAGGCCCCATCGCCAAGGCGCTGCGCGACGGCCGCACCAGCCGCGACGAGGTCGACGAGATCATCCTGGTCGGCGGCGCCACGCGGATGCGGCCGCTGCGCGACTTCGTCTCGGTGTACTTCGACCGCGAGCCACTCACCCGCTTCGACCCGGACCAGGTGGTCGGGCTGGGCGCGGCGGTGCAGGCCGCGCTGATCGCCGACGACCGCGCGGTCGATGACATGGTGATGACCGACGTCTGCCCATTCACGCTGGGCGTCAACTACTCCAAGGAGCTAGGCGCCCAGCTGCGGGACGGCTACTACCAGCCCATCATCCACCGCAACACCACCATCCCGGTCAGCAAGGAGCACCCCTTCTTCACCATTGTCGCCAACCAGCCGACCGTCCGGTTCGACGTCTACCAGGGCGAGCACCGCATGGTGGAGAAGAACCTGAAGATCGGCTCGCTGGAGGTGACCGGCATCCCCCCCAGCCCGGCTGGACACGCCGTGTACGCCCGCTTCACGTACGACCTGAACGGGATCCTCGAGGTCGAGGCCTACGCCGAAGGCGCCGCGAAGCGGTTCCGCACGGTGATCACCTCGCACGCGTCGGAACTGGCCGAGGACGAGCTGGCCGAGGCGCTCGAGCGGATGCAGCGGCTCAAGTACTACCCCCGCGACGACATGGTCAACCAGCGGCTGCTGCGGCTGGGCGAGCGGCTGGTCGGCGAGGTCAGCCCGTTCCAACGCGAGCAGCTGGAGTCCGCCATCGACGCGCTGGAGCACGCGATGGCGGCCGGCGAGCGCGAGCCGGTCGAGTCCGCGCGGCAGACGCTGCTGCAGACCCTCTCGGCCCTCGGCTTCAACCCCGAGGCGGACCCAACCGCCGACGGCGAGGAGGGTCCGCCGCGTGAGTAG
- a CDS encoding J domain-containing protein, protein MSPSDEPPPDWSLLPHDAAGFFGLSNPIDRKDLKRAYNKLLRRFKPEKAPEEFQRIRAAYESLDERLRYGDASAAAPQAPINWNAAANNSQPPATAAPEGSSPSGDAPQYEIIHQPPDTPAEKTPSEVLDERLDRDSPQELYAELAAAPEKSPYEYYALAVMSDVVDRGKPLRFAEWLLSGLTKHPDSGPLWRLLHDYLRGPLPDGAEETLLPALARVAEDDSFYPLTEPLWLALLRAPTDGDPVERVARLLQQCERELRDERIAGRMAFYIQLAKASLLASDHPWPGEALDFLESNFEHAPPWLEADLDMLGVMRDYRAVRQRFAAKHPLCRRLDAALRDYFLQDQQEGDRAVVAAQVAITEDLDALMAAFPLSDNDLHEHFFPLWRWVSWDVGERNAPPPKEESGPRPNWQNRVYTLMAHLDRDTNGGWEGWKWTLLTIVYRAAQGACYLGAAMLVVSLLVGFEQAVFPRNAPEWFVALLILAPIAAAVPSGIKLSRMITDRVWHPYCLRNSQRLYHQLWRMPVLQLQERSHLDDREFRECFAASVSGEAQMSAYINMYVQQDYAPAVLSTAQRFLA, encoded by the coding sequence TTGAGCCCATCCGACGAACCGCCGCCCGACTGGTCGCTACTGCCGCACGACGCGGCCGGGTTCTTCGGCCTGTCCAACCCTATCGACCGCAAGGACCTGAAGCGGGCGTACAACAAGCTGCTGCGGCGGTTCAAGCCGGAGAAGGCGCCGGAGGAGTTCCAGCGGATCCGCGCCGCGTACGAGTCGCTGGACGAGCGGCTCCGCTACGGCGACGCCTCGGCCGCTGCGCCGCAGGCGCCGATCAACTGGAACGCCGCGGCCAACAACAGCCAGCCACCCGCCACAGCGGCCCCCGAAGGTTCCTCGCCCTCGGGTGACGCGCCCCAGTACGAGATCATCCACCAGCCGCCGGATACGCCGGCGGAGAAGACCCCGTCTGAGGTTCTGGACGAGCGGCTCGATCGCGACTCTCCCCAGGAGCTGTACGCCGAGCTCGCGGCGGCGCCGGAGAAGAGCCCGTACGAGTACTACGCGCTGGCGGTGATGTCGGACGTTGTCGACCGGGGCAAGCCGCTCCGCTTCGCCGAGTGGCTGCTGAGCGGGCTCACCAAGCACCCGGACAGCGGCCCGCTGTGGCGGCTTCTGCACGACTACCTCCGCGGCCCGCTGCCCGACGGCGCCGAGGAGACGCTGCTGCCCGCGCTCGCCCGCGTCGCCGAGGACGACTCGTTCTACCCGCTGACCGAGCCGCTCTGGCTGGCGTTGCTGCGGGCGCCGACCGACGGCGACCCGGTGGAGCGCGTCGCGCGGCTGCTGCAGCAGTGCGAGCGCGAGCTGCGTGACGAGCGGATCGCCGGCCGGATGGCGTTCTACATCCAGCTGGCCAAGGCTTCGCTGCTGGCGAGCGACCACCCGTGGCCCGGCGAGGCGCTCGACTTCCTGGAGTCCAACTTCGAGCACGCCCCGCCCTGGCTCGAGGCCGACCTCGACATGCTGGGCGTGATGCGCGACTACCGGGCGGTGCGGCAGCGATTTGCGGCCAAGCACCCGCTCTGCCGGCGGCTCGACGCGGCGCTGCGCGACTACTTCCTGCAGGACCAGCAGGAGGGCGACCGCGCGGTGGTGGCGGCCCAGGTGGCGATCACCGAAGACCTCGACGCGCTGATGGCCGCCTTCCCGCTCTCGGACAACGACCTGCACGAGCACTTCTTCCCGCTGTGGAGGTGGGTGTCGTGGGACGTGGGGGAGCGCAACGCCCCGCCGCCTAAGGAGGAGAGCGGGCCGCGGCCGAACTGGCAGAACCGCGTGTACACGCTCATGGCGCACCTCGACCGCGACACCAACGGGGGCTGGGAGGGCTGGAAGTGGACGCTGCTGACCATCGTCTACCGCGCGGCGCAAGGGGCATGCTACCTCGGTGCGGCGATGCTGGTCGTGTCGCTGCTGGTTGGCTTCGAGCAGGCGGTGTTCCCACGGAACGCGCCGGAATGGTTCGTCGCCCTGCTCATCCTGGCGCCGATCGCCGCCGCGGTGCCGAGCGGCATCAAGCTGAGCCGGATGATAACCGACCGGGTGTGGCACCCGTACTGCCTACGCAACAGCCAGCGGCTCTACCATCAACTCTGGCGGATGCCGGTGCTGCAGCTGCAGGAGCGTAGCCACCTCGACGACCGCGAGTTCCGCGAGTGTTTCGCCGCCAGCGTCAGCGGCGAGGCCCAGATGTCCGCCTACATCAACATGTACGTCCAGCAGGACTACGCGCCGGCGGTGCTGTCGACGGCGCAGCGGTTCCTGGCCTGA
- a CDS encoding PEP-CTERM sorting domain-containing protein (PEP-CTERM proteins occur, often in large numbers, in the proteomes of bacteria that also encode an exosortase, a predicted intramembrane cysteine proteinase. The presence of a PEP-CTERM domain at a protein's C-terminus predicts cleavage within the sorting domain, followed by covalent anchoring to some some component of the (usually Gram-negative) cell surface. Many PEP-CTERM proteins exhibit an unusual sequence composition that includes large numbers of potential glycosylation sites. Expression of one such protein has been shown restore the ability of a bacterium to form floc, a type of biofilm.) has product MPLRSLMAVLLLTQSAAALTFTAEFDAQFVLQDHAPGAAQPTYAQTVPVGIEVVTDLQTVSYRVSWDLEDVRFTPDGAAAPLYVSSAGEITPVADLGVLDDNAIWIYLESPDVLYAGGWEVRTDAADGALVSQAAAGAVTQETGSFTNLIFDNSGPAEGLSLEGFAPPLAQPLGDPVGGYSLAIDISSPYFLLTQTLSGDMNSDGQVDSADYTVWRDADGPLKDRLTSYDDWRSNYGGQVPSAAAASSAPEPAAAGLLAVGLLASLRRRRRIG; this is encoded by the coding sequence ATGCCCCTCCGCTCATTGATGGCGGTGCTCCTGCTGACCCAGAGCGCCGCCGCGTTGACCTTCACCGCCGAGTTCGACGCGCAGTTCGTCCTGCAAGACCACGCGCCCGGCGCCGCTCAGCCGACGTACGCCCAGACCGTGCCGGTCGGCATCGAAGTGGTCACCGACCTGCAGACGGTTTCGTACCGTGTGAGCTGGGACTTAGAGGACGTGCGGTTCACGCCCGACGGCGCCGCGGCGCCGCTATACGTCTCGTCGGCGGGCGAGATCACCCCGGTCGCGGACCTGGGGGTGCTGGACGACAACGCGATCTGGATCTACCTCGAGAGCCCGGACGTGCTCTACGCCGGCGGCTGGGAGGTCCGCACCGACGCGGCCGACGGCGCGCTCGTCAGCCAAGCCGCGGCCGGCGCCGTCACGCAGGAGACCGGCTCGTTCACCAACCTGATCTTCGACAACTCGGGCCCCGCCGAGGGCCTCTCGCTGGAGGGGTTTGCTCCGCCGCTCGCGCAGCCGCTCGGCGATCCGGTGGGCGGCTACAGCCTGGCCATCGACATCTCATCGCCCTACTTCCTGCTGACTCAGACGCTCAGCGGCGACATGAACTCCGATGGCCAGGTCGACTCCGCCGACTACACCGTGTGGCGCGACGCCGACGGCCCGCTCAAGGACCGACTCACCAGCTACGACGACTGGCGGTCCAACTACGGCGGCCAGGTTCCGTCCGCCGCCGCTGCTTCGTCGGCGCCAGAACCGGCCGCGGCCGGCCTGCTGGCGGTCGGCCTGTTGGCGTCGCTGCGCCGTCGTCGGCGGATCGGCTAG
- a CDS encoding DUF3592 domain-containing protein has translation MASKKPNQNEGGLQLGAGCLALFALPFAGFGLMVAWWYVSAISTWLDAQQWDETTAVIESVDLKVKRDSDSTSYRVVASYEYTYKGRRLHGDRVGVFTGSDNIGRYHHRMHSRLQEAMRRERPTPCYVDPDNPERALLDRSMRLGMLAMYTPFATLFTGVGVGLLAYGLPMAGRERAALRLAKLHPDEPWRQRPAWQGESIAHNNAAKAWGLTAAAAWALAFTLPSAWIAWQVDDGGTAPRIVIAAMTAIALAVAGVAAFEQWRTLRYGTSRLRLATMPGVIGGKLTGVAVIPTQVKPAEGFRVRLLCQEKRNVKRSGKSQTKTITLWQDERLVLHTLDTGEPRSTAVPVDFTIPSDAHATELTGRTKLTWRLLISAKAAGPDYRAEWETPVFLTEDSRDGVIAELPTAHAPDTPQPEVPLAKLARHDGIRVQESVGRLEVGVPPLRGGKLALPLMVFGLITAGSAYWLYTEAQWIFVVVFSPIAAICILSAVGVLLGSSRLTISGDDWTARSGWYGLRRARRMRVGDIKAIRLRTSFRASSDNGETYHTQHVLADLRSGGKATLVTGVRNPRLADLLRAELTRRAGLEQPVRDQRPLDSSGWTDALDLPADDHAS, from the coding sequence ATGGCGAGCAAGAAGCCCAACCAGAACGAAGGCGGACTTCAGCTCGGAGCGGGCTGCCTGGCGTTGTTCGCGCTGCCGTTCGCCGGCTTTGGGCTGATGGTGGCGTGGTGGTACGTGTCGGCGATCAGCACGTGGCTCGACGCGCAGCAGTGGGACGAGACCACCGCCGTGATCGAGTCGGTTGACCTCAAGGTGAAACGCGACAGCGACAGCACGTCGTACCGCGTCGTGGCCAGCTACGAATACACCTACAAGGGCCGCCGCCTGCACGGCGACCGGGTCGGCGTGTTCACCGGATCGGACAACATCGGCCGCTACCACCACCGGATGCACAGCCGGCTCCAGGAAGCGATGCGTCGGGAACGACCGACGCCGTGCTACGTCGACCCGGACAACCCCGAGCGCGCGCTGCTCGACCGTTCGATGCGGCTCGGCATGCTAGCGATGTACACACCCTTCGCCACGCTGTTCACCGGCGTGGGGGTGGGCCTGCTGGCGTACGGGCTGCCGATGGCGGGCCGCGAGCGGGCGGCGCTGCGGCTGGCCAAGCTCCACCCGGACGAGCCGTGGCGGCAGCGCCCGGCCTGGCAGGGCGAGTCGATCGCCCACAACAACGCCGCCAAGGCGTGGGGGCTGACGGCGGCCGCCGCCTGGGCGCTGGCGTTCACGCTGCCGTCCGCCTGGATCGCGTGGCAGGTCGACGACGGCGGCACGGCGCCAAGGATCGTCATCGCCGCGATGACCGCCATCGCGCTGGCTGTGGCCGGCGTGGCGGCGTTCGAGCAGTGGCGGACGCTCCGCTACGGGACCTCCCGCCTACGGCTGGCGACCATGCCTGGCGTGATCGGCGGGAAGCTGACCGGCGTCGCGGTGATCCCCACCCAGGTGAAGCCGGCCGAGGGGTTCCGCGTGCGGCTGCTGTGCCAAGAGAAACGCAACGTGAAGCGGAGTGGCAAGTCGCAGACCAAGACCATCACACTCTGGCAGGACGAACGGCTGGTGCTCCACACGCTCGACACGGGCGAGCCCCGCAGCACCGCCGTGCCGGTCGACTTCACGATCCCGTCCGACGCGCACGCTACCGAGCTAACCGGTCGGACCAAGCTGACGTGGAGGCTCCTGATCTCCGCCAAAGCGGCCGGCCCGGACTACCGAGCCGAATGGGAAACGCCCGTCTTCCTCACCGAAGACTCGCGGGACGGCGTCATCGCTGAGCTTCCAACGGCACACGCACCGGACACCCCGCAGCCAGAGGTCCCGCTGGCGAAGCTCGCCCGGCACGACGGCATCCGCGTGCAGGAGTCGGTCGGCAGGCTGGAGGTCGGCGTTCCCCCCTTGCGCGGCGGCAAGCTGGCGCTGCCGCTGATGGTGTTCGGGCTGATCACGGCCGGCTCGGCCTACTGGCTGTACACCGAGGCGCAGTGGATCTTTGTCGTGGTGTTCTCCCCGATCGCGGCCATCTGCATCCTGAGCGCGGTCGGCGTGCTGCTCGGCTCCAGCCGGTTGACCATCAGCGGCGACGATTGGACCGCCCGCTCCGGCTGGTACGGGCTGCGCCGCGCGCGGCGGATGCGGGTCGGCGACATCAAGGCGATCCGGCTGCGGACATCGTTCCGGGCGAGCTCTGACAACGGCGAGACCTACCACACGCAGCACGTGCTGGCCGACCTGCGGTCGGGCGGCAAGGCGACGCTTGTCACCGGCGTCCGCAACCCGCGGCTGGCCGACCTGCTGCGGGCGGAGCTGACCCGCCGCGCCGGGCTGGAGCAACCCGTACGCGACCAGCGGCCGCTCGACTCGTCCGGCTGGACGGACGCGCTCGACCTGCCGGCGGACGACCATGCGTCGTAG
- a CDS encoding GNAT family N-acetyltransferase, which produces MTTLHTNNPAHLAAFVALNEAWISEHFEIEEADRRLAANPGAIAAAGGVVFSATVDGAVAGVCAVVAKDDEVQEFIRFAVDPAYRGLGIGRRLIEAAIAYARSNGARQLELYSNTKLTTARALYDSVGFRVSREGPHPDYRRVNVIMTLDL; this is translated from the coding sequence ATGACGACGCTTCACACCAACAACCCCGCTCACCTGGCCGCGTTTGTCGCGCTCAACGAGGCCTGGATCTCCGAGCACTTCGAGATCGAGGAAGCCGACCGCCGGCTGGCCGCCAACCCGGGCGCCATCGCGGCTGCCGGCGGCGTGGTGTTCTCGGCGACCGTTGATGGGGCGGTCGCGGGCGTGTGTGCGGTGGTCGCCAAAGACGACGAGGTGCAGGAGTTCATCCGGTTCGCCGTGGACCCCGCGTACCGGGGTTTGGGGATCGGCCGCCGGCTGATCGAAGCAGCCATCGCCTACGCCCGCTCGAACGGGGCCCGGCAACTCGAGCTGTACAGCAACACCAAGCTCACCACCGCCAGGGCGTTGTACGATTCGGTCGGCTTCCGGGTGTCGCGGGAGGGCCCGCACCCGGACTACCGGCGGGTCAACGTTATCATGACGCTCGACCTGTGA
- a CDS encoding permease has product MQTAIQFFIECWSITLELAPWLLLGALAGGLLHVGLPAGWLNRQLRGPWGVVKSVLLGVPLPLCSCGVIPVGLSLRKGGASSGASVGFLISTPQTGVDSVLVSANMLGWPFAVFKLAAAAVTGVVGGWLADAADNTRSAPALPIAHDEAPPERSVREVLSYALMLLKSLWRWLVFGVVASALISVALPQDALTGLSAYGGLGAMAVTLAISVPLYVCATASVPIAASLVAGGLPTGAALVFLMAGPATNIATIGAVRKALGGRALAVYLGVIIVGSVAAGLLFEAVISAETVTAMLHHHSPTWWAVLSAVVLLALIGRFAAEEAAAWLGGRAAHPDAADAQAVGVDGMTCGGCVQKLESTLRADAEVRGASVTLEPGRAVVQGPIAPQRLRELIRQAGFSPRA; this is encoded by the coding sequence GTGCAGACCGCGATCCAATTCTTTATCGAGTGCTGGAGCATCACGCTGGAGCTCGCGCCGTGGCTGCTGCTCGGCGCTCTGGCGGGCGGGCTGCTGCACGTCGGCCTACCCGCCGGCTGGCTCAACCGGCAGCTGCGGGGGCCCTGGGGCGTGGTGAAGAGTGTCCTCCTGGGCGTGCCGCTGCCGCTCTGCTCGTGCGGGGTGATCCCCGTGGGGCTGAGCCTGCGCAAGGGGGGCGCCTCGAGCGGGGCGTCGGTCGGGTTCTTGATCAGCACGCCGCAGACCGGCGTCGACTCGGTGCTGGTGAGCGCCAACATGCTGGGCTGGCCGTTCGCGGTCTTCAAGCTGGCGGCCGCCGCGGTTACCGGCGTGGTGGGGGGCTGGCTGGCCGACGCGGCGGACAACACGCGGTCCGCGCCGGCGCTGCCGATCGCCCACGACGAGGCCCCGCCCGAGCGGAGCGTCCGCGAGGTGCTGAGCTACGCGTTGATGCTGCTGAAGTCGCTGTGGCGGTGGCTGGTGTTCGGCGTCGTGGCGTCGGCGTTGATCTCGGTAGCGCTGCCGCAGGACGCGCTGACCGGGCTGTCGGCCTACGGCGGCCTGGGCGCCATGGCGGTGACGCTGGCGATTTCTGTCCCGCTCTACGTGTGCGCGACCGCGTCGGTGCCGATCGCCGCGTCGCTGGTCGCCGGCGGCCTGCCGACCGGCGCGGCGCTGGTTTTCCTGATGGCCGGCCCGGCGACCAACATCGCGACGATCGGCGCAGTGCGCAAAGCGCTCGGCGGCCGCGCGTTGGCGGTCTACCTGGGCGTCATCATCGTGGGGAGCGTCGCCGCGGGGCTGCTGTTCGAGGCGGTCATCTCGGCCGAGACCGTCACCGCGATGCTGCACCACCACTCCCCCACGTGGTGGGCGGTGCTCAGTGCTGTGGTGCTGCTGGCGCTGATCGGCAGGTTCGCCGCCGAGGAGGCTGCCGCGTGGCTGGGCGGCCGCGCGGCCCACCCGGACGCCGCTGACGCGCAGGCGGTCGGCGTCGATGGCATGACCTGCGGCGGCTGCGTGCAGAAGCTCGAGTCGACCCTCCGGGCCGACGCCGAGGTGCGGGGCGCCAGCGTCACCCTGGAGCCCGGCCGCGCCGTCGTCCAGGGTCCGATCGCCCCGCAGCGGCTCCGCGAGCTGATCCGCCAGGCGGGGTTCAGCCCCCGCGCCTAG
- a CDS encoding response regulator, which translates to MPTPNFHHVRIVVAEDDPASQTVLVRLLDKLGYRVACIVANGAELLERCRAERFDVVLADLDMPRMDGLEAAEEIAKLGQPCILISGHADLHQMVLEREPVISALSKPVDMDQLREALEAALPSLG; encoded by the coding sequence ATGCCCACGCCGAATTTCCACCACGTCCGCATCGTTGTCGCCGAGGACGACCCCGCGTCGCAGACCGTGCTGGTCCGCCTGCTCGACAAGCTGGGCTACCGCGTGGCGTGCATCGTGGCCAACGGCGCCGAACTGCTGGAGCGGTGCCGCGCGGAGCGGTTCGACGTGGTGCTGGCCGACCTGGACATGCCGCGGATGGACGGGCTCGAGGCCGCCGAGGAGATCGCCAAGCTGGGGCAGCCGTGCATCCTGATCTCCGGCCACGCCGACCTGCACCAGATGGTGCTGGAACGCGAGCCGGTGATCTCGGCGCTCTCCAAGCCGGTCGACATGGACCAGCTCCGAGAAGCCCTCGAGGCGGCCCTGCCGTCGCTCGGGTAG